The following proteins are encoded in a genomic region of Vicugna pacos chromosome 16, VicPac4, whole genome shotgun sequence:
- the LOC102533786 gene encoding alanyl-tRNA editing protein Aarsd1 isoform X3 — MEFCVEDSTDVHVLIEDHRIVFSCKNPDGVELYNEIEFYAKVNSKDSQDKRSGRSITCFVRKWKENVAWPRLTKEDIKPVWLSVDFDNWRDWEGDEEVELAQVEHYAELLKKVSTKKPPPAMDDLDRCTRNEDCPTSLSVRRQAFQRARIPAPWEIAAMAFRCQRDSYAREFTTTVVSCRPAELQTEGSNGKKEVLSGFQVVLEDTLLFPEGGGQPDDHGTINDISVLRVTRRGAQADHFTQTPLTPGTEVQVRVDWERRFDHMQQHSGQHLITAVADHLYGLKTTSWELGRLRSVIELDGPLVTAEQVAAIEQDVNEKIRDRLPVNVRELSLDDPEVEQVRGRGLPEDHAGPIRVVTIKGVDSNMCCGTHVNNLSDLQVIKILGTEKGKKNKTNLIFLAGNRVLKWMERSHGTEKALTALLKCGAEDHVEAVKKLQNSTKLLQKNNLNLLRDLAVHIAHSLRNSPDWGGVVTLHRKEGDSEFMNIIANEIGSEETLLFLTVGDERGAGLFLLVGPAEAVETLGPRVAEVLEGKGAGKKGRFQGKATNMSRRAEVQALLQDFVSTQSAEE; from the exons ATGGAGTTTTGTGTTGAGGACAGCACCGATGTGCACGTACTCATCGAAGACCACCGCATTGTGTTCAG CTGCAAGAATCCCGATGGAGTGGAGTTGTACAATGAGATTGAGTTCTATGCCAAGGTGAACAGTAAG GACTCTCAGGATAAGCGCTCTGGTCGCTCCATTACTTGCTTTGTGAGGAAATGGAAGGAGAATGTGGCCTGGCCCCGGCTCACCAAGGAAGATATCAAG CCAGTGTGGTTGTCTGTGGACTTTGATAACTGGAGAGACTGGGAAGGGGACGAAGAAGTGGAGCTAGCTCAGGTGGAACATTACGCAGAG CTGTTGAAGAAGGTTAGCACCAAGAAACCTCCTCCTGCAATGGACGACCTGGAT AGGTGCACCCGGAATGAAGATTGTCCTACTTCGCTCTCCGTCCGCCGCCAGGCGTTTCAGCGTGCGCGGATCCCGGCGCCCTGGGAGATAGCGGCGATGGCGTTCCGGTGTCAGCGGGACAGCTACGCCAGGGAG TTCACCACCACCGTGGTCTCTTGCCGTCCCGCGGAGCTGCAGACCGAAGGAAGCAACGGCAAGAAGGAAGTGCTGAGCGGTTTCCAAGTGGTGCTGGAAGACACGCTGCTTTTCCCTGAGGGCGGGGGTCAG cCTGATGACCATGGTACAATCAATGACATCTCTGTGCTGAGAGTGACCCGCCGTGGTGCACAGGCTGATCATTTTACCCAGACACCCCTGACGCCTGGGACTGAGGTCCAGGTCCGTGTGGACTGGGAGCGGAGATTTGACCACATGCAGCAGCATTCAG GACAGCATCTCATCACTGCAGTTGCTGATCATCTGTATGGTCTGAAGACAACATCATG GGAGTTAGGGCGGCTCCGGAGTGTGATTGAGCTGGATGGCCCCTTGGTGACTGCGGAGCAAGTAGCTGCCATTGAGCAggacgttaatgaaaaaatcagaGATCGGCTGCCGGTGAATGTGCGAGAACTAAGCCTGGATGATCCCGAGGTGGAGCAG GTGAGGGGCCGGGGTTTGCCAGAGGATCATGCTGGGCCTATTCGAGTCGTTACCATTAAGGGCGTTGATTCCAACATGTGCTGTGGGACCCACGTGAACAATCTAAGTGATCTTCAG GTTATTAAAATTCTGGGCActgagaaggggaagaagaacaAAACCAACCTGATCTTTCTGGCTGGGAACCGGGTGCTGAAGTGGATGGAGAGGAGTCACGGCACTGAGAAAGCACTGACGGCTCTGCTTAA ATGTGGAGCAGAGGATCACGTGGAAGCAGTGAAGAAGCTACAGAACTCCACCAAGCTCCTGCAGAAG AACAACCTGAATCTGCTCAGAGACCTGGCTGTGCACATCGCGCACAGCCTCAGGAACAGCCCGGACTGGGGAGGTGTAGTCACATTacacag GAAGGAGGGCGATTCTGAGTTCATGAATATCATTGCCAATGAGATTGGGTCGGAG GAGACCCTGCTGTTCCTCACTGTAGGTGATGAGAGAGGTGCTGGGCTCTTCTTACTGGTAGGGCCGGCCGAGGCTGTGGAGACCCTGGGGCCCAG
- the LOC102533786 gene encoding alanyl-tRNA editing protein Aarsd1 isoform X1 produces MGRLFLTCTFLDTPKWEGLQGLCSPRVSSECGSLGCRATFHLPLNPSPDHKRRGSCWGCPQDLKIAALVLDSKRHGAAGAAMARQHARTLWYDRPKYVFMEFCVEDSTDVHVLIEDHRIVFSCKNPDGVELYNEIEFYAKVNSKDSQDKRSGRSITCFVRKWKENVAWPRLTKEDIKPVWLSVDFDNWRDWEGDEEVELAQVEHYAELLKKVSTKKPPPAMDDLDRCTRNEDCPTSLSVRRQAFQRARIPAPWEIAAMAFRCQRDSYAREFTTTVVSCRPAELQTEGSNGKKEVLSGFQVVLEDTLLFPEGGGQPDDHGTINDISVLRVTRRGAQADHFTQTPLTPGTEVQVRVDWERRFDHMQQHSGQHLITAVADHLYGLKTTSWELGRLRSVIELDGPLVTAEQVAAIEQDVNEKIRDRLPVNVRELSLDDPEVEQVRGRGLPEDHAGPIRVVTIKGVDSNMCCGTHVNNLSDLQVIKILGTEKGKKNKTNLIFLAGNRVLKWMERSHGTEKALTALLKCGAEDHVEAVKKLQNSTKLLQKNNLNLLRDLAVHIAHSLRNSPDWGGVVTLHRKEGDSEFMNIIANEIGSEETLLFLTVGDERGAGLFLLVGPAEAVETLGPRVAEVLEGKGAGKKGRFQGKATNMSRRAEVQALLQDFVSTQSAEE; encoded by the exons ATGGGTCGTCTATTCCTAACCTGTACGTTTCTGGATACCCCAAAATGGGAAGGGCTGCAGGGACTATGCTCTCCCAGAGTTTCTTCGGAGTGCGGATCCCTTGGCTGTAGGGCCACATTCCACCTGCCTTTAAACCCTTCCCCCGACCATAAAAGGAGAGGCAGCTGCTGGGGGTGTCCCCAGGATCTAAAGATAGCGGCCCTTGTCTTGGACTCCAAACGCCACGGGGCAGCGGGAGCCGCCATGGCACG GCAGCATGCCCGGACCCTGTGGTACGACAGGCCCAAGTATGTGTTCATGGAGTTTTGTGTTGAGGACAGCACCGATGTGCACGTACTCATCGAAGACCACCGCATTGTGTTCAG CTGCAAGAATCCCGATGGAGTGGAGTTGTACAATGAGATTGAGTTCTATGCCAAGGTGAACAGTAAG GACTCTCAGGATAAGCGCTCTGGTCGCTCCATTACTTGCTTTGTGAGGAAATGGAAGGAGAATGTGGCCTGGCCCCGGCTCACCAAGGAAGATATCAAG CCAGTGTGGTTGTCTGTGGACTTTGATAACTGGAGAGACTGGGAAGGGGACGAAGAAGTGGAGCTAGCTCAGGTGGAACATTACGCAGAG CTGTTGAAGAAGGTTAGCACCAAGAAACCTCCTCCTGCAATGGACGACCTGGAT AGGTGCACCCGGAATGAAGATTGTCCTACTTCGCTCTCCGTCCGCCGCCAGGCGTTTCAGCGTGCGCGGATCCCGGCGCCCTGGGAGATAGCGGCGATGGCGTTCCGGTGTCAGCGGGACAGCTACGCCAGGGAG TTCACCACCACCGTGGTCTCTTGCCGTCCCGCGGAGCTGCAGACCGAAGGAAGCAACGGCAAGAAGGAAGTGCTGAGCGGTTTCCAAGTGGTGCTGGAAGACACGCTGCTTTTCCCTGAGGGCGGGGGTCAG cCTGATGACCATGGTACAATCAATGACATCTCTGTGCTGAGAGTGACCCGCCGTGGTGCACAGGCTGATCATTTTACCCAGACACCCCTGACGCCTGGGACTGAGGTCCAGGTCCGTGTGGACTGGGAGCGGAGATTTGACCACATGCAGCAGCATTCAG GACAGCATCTCATCACTGCAGTTGCTGATCATCTGTATGGTCTGAAGACAACATCATG GGAGTTAGGGCGGCTCCGGAGTGTGATTGAGCTGGATGGCCCCTTGGTGACTGCGGAGCAAGTAGCTGCCATTGAGCAggacgttaatgaaaaaatcagaGATCGGCTGCCGGTGAATGTGCGAGAACTAAGCCTGGATGATCCCGAGGTGGAGCAG GTGAGGGGCCGGGGTTTGCCAGAGGATCATGCTGGGCCTATTCGAGTCGTTACCATTAAGGGCGTTGATTCCAACATGTGCTGTGGGACCCACGTGAACAATCTAAGTGATCTTCAG GTTATTAAAATTCTGGGCActgagaaggggaagaagaacaAAACCAACCTGATCTTTCTGGCTGGGAACCGGGTGCTGAAGTGGATGGAGAGGAGTCACGGCACTGAGAAAGCACTGACGGCTCTGCTTAA ATGTGGAGCAGAGGATCACGTGGAAGCAGTGAAGAAGCTACAGAACTCCACCAAGCTCCTGCAGAAG AACAACCTGAATCTGCTCAGAGACCTGGCTGTGCACATCGCGCACAGCCTCAGGAACAGCCCGGACTGGGGAGGTGTAGTCACATTacacag GAAGGAGGGCGATTCTGAGTTCATGAATATCATTGCCAATGAGATTGGGTCGGAG GAGACCCTGCTGTTCCTCACTGTAGGTGATGAGAGAGGTGCTGGGCTCTTCTTACTGGTAGGGCCGGCCGAGGCTGTGGAGACCCTGGGGCCCAG
- the LOC102533786 gene encoding putative protein PTGES3L isoform X4 has translation MGRLFLTCTFLDTPKWEGLQGLCSPRVSSECGSLGCRATFHLPLNPSPDHKRRGSCWGCPQDLKIAALVLDSKRHGAAGAAMARQHARTLWYDRPKYVFMEFCVEDSTDVHVLIEDHRIVFSCKNPDGVELYNEIEFYAKVNSKDSQDKRSGRSITCFVRKWKENVAWPRLTKEDIKPVWLSVDFDNWRDWEGDEEVELAQVEHYAELLKKVSTKKPPPAMDDLDDDSDSADATSN, from the exons ATGGGTCGTCTATTCCTAACCTGTACGTTTCTGGATACCCCAAAATGGGAAGGGCTGCAGGGACTATGCTCTCCCAGAGTTTCTTCGGAGTGCGGATCCCTTGGCTGTAGGGCCACATTCCACCTGCCTTTAAACCCTTCCCCCGACCATAAAAGGAGAGGCAGCTGCTGGGGGTGTCCCCAGGATCTAAAGATAGCGGCCCTTGTCTTGGACTCCAAACGCCACGGGGCAGCGGGAGCCGCCATGGCACG GCAGCATGCCCGGACCCTGTGGTACGACAGGCCCAAGTATGTGTTCATGGAGTTTTGTGTTGAGGACAGCACCGATGTGCACGTACTCATCGAAGACCACCGCATTGTGTTCAG CTGCAAGAATCCCGATGGAGTGGAGTTGTACAATGAGATTGAGTTCTATGCCAAGGTGAACAGTAAG GACTCTCAGGATAAGCGCTCTGGTCGCTCCATTACTTGCTTTGTGAGGAAATGGAAGGAGAATGTGGCCTGGCCCCGGCTCACCAAGGAAGATATCAAG CCAGTGTGGTTGTCTGTGGACTTTGATAACTGGAGAGACTGGGAAGGGGACGAAGAAGTGGAGCTAGCTCAGGTGGAACATTACGCAGAG CTGTTGAAGAAGGTTAGCACCAAGAAACCTCCTCCTGCAATGGACGACCTGGAT GATGATTCTGACAGTGCTGACGCAACAAGTAATTAA
- the LOC102533786 gene encoding alanyl-tRNA editing protein Aarsd1 isoform X2 — protein MGRLFLTCTFLDTPKWEGLQGLCSPRVSSECGSLGCRATFHLPLNPSPDHKRRGSCWGCPQDLKIAALVLDSKRHGAAGAAMARQHARTLWYDRPKYVFMEFCVEDSTDVHVLIEDHRIVFSCKNPDGVELYNEIEFYAKVNSKDSQDKRSGRSITCFVRKWKENVAWPRLTKEDIKPVWLSVDFDNWRDWEGDEEVELAQVEHYAERCTRNEDCPTSLSVRRQAFQRARIPAPWEIAAMAFRCQRDSYAREFTTTVVSCRPAELQTEGSNGKKEVLSGFQVVLEDTLLFPEGGGQPDDHGTINDISVLRVTRRGAQADHFTQTPLTPGTEVQVRVDWERRFDHMQQHSGQHLITAVADHLYGLKTTSWELGRLRSVIELDGPLVTAEQVAAIEQDVNEKIRDRLPVNVRELSLDDPEVEQVRGRGLPEDHAGPIRVVTIKGVDSNMCCGTHVNNLSDLQVIKILGTEKGKKNKTNLIFLAGNRVLKWMERSHGTEKALTALLKCGAEDHVEAVKKLQNSTKLLQKNNLNLLRDLAVHIAHSLRNSPDWGGVVTLHRKEGDSEFMNIIANEIGSEETLLFLTVGDERGAGLFLLVGPAEAVETLGPRVAEVLEGKGAGKKGRFQGKATNMSRRAEVQALLQDFVSTQSAEE, from the exons ATGGGTCGTCTATTCCTAACCTGTACGTTTCTGGATACCCCAAAATGGGAAGGGCTGCAGGGACTATGCTCTCCCAGAGTTTCTTCGGAGTGCGGATCCCTTGGCTGTAGGGCCACATTCCACCTGCCTTTAAACCCTTCCCCCGACCATAAAAGGAGAGGCAGCTGCTGGGGGTGTCCCCAGGATCTAAAGATAGCGGCCCTTGTCTTGGACTCCAAACGCCACGGGGCAGCGGGAGCCGCCATGGCACG GCAGCATGCCCGGACCCTGTGGTACGACAGGCCCAAGTATGTGTTCATGGAGTTTTGTGTTGAGGACAGCACCGATGTGCACGTACTCATCGAAGACCACCGCATTGTGTTCAG CTGCAAGAATCCCGATGGAGTGGAGTTGTACAATGAGATTGAGTTCTATGCCAAGGTGAACAGTAAG GACTCTCAGGATAAGCGCTCTGGTCGCTCCATTACTTGCTTTGTGAGGAAATGGAAGGAGAATGTGGCCTGGCCCCGGCTCACCAAGGAAGATATCAAG CCAGTGTGGTTGTCTGTGGACTTTGATAACTGGAGAGACTGGGAAGGGGACGAAGAAGTGGAGCTAGCTCAGGTGGAACATTACGCAGAG AGGTGCACCCGGAATGAAGATTGTCCTACTTCGCTCTCCGTCCGCCGCCAGGCGTTTCAGCGTGCGCGGATCCCGGCGCCCTGGGAGATAGCGGCGATGGCGTTCCGGTGTCAGCGGGACAGCTACGCCAGGGAG TTCACCACCACCGTGGTCTCTTGCCGTCCCGCGGAGCTGCAGACCGAAGGAAGCAACGGCAAGAAGGAAGTGCTGAGCGGTTTCCAAGTGGTGCTGGAAGACACGCTGCTTTTCCCTGAGGGCGGGGGTCAG cCTGATGACCATGGTACAATCAATGACATCTCTGTGCTGAGAGTGACCCGCCGTGGTGCACAGGCTGATCATTTTACCCAGACACCCCTGACGCCTGGGACTGAGGTCCAGGTCCGTGTGGACTGGGAGCGGAGATTTGACCACATGCAGCAGCATTCAG GACAGCATCTCATCACTGCAGTTGCTGATCATCTGTATGGTCTGAAGACAACATCATG GGAGTTAGGGCGGCTCCGGAGTGTGATTGAGCTGGATGGCCCCTTGGTGACTGCGGAGCAAGTAGCTGCCATTGAGCAggacgttaatgaaaaaatcagaGATCGGCTGCCGGTGAATGTGCGAGAACTAAGCCTGGATGATCCCGAGGTGGAGCAG GTGAGGGGCCGGGGTTTGCCAGAGGATCATGCTGGGCCTATTCGAGTCGTTACCATTAAGGGCGTTGATTCCAACATGTGCTGTGGGACCCACGTGAACAATCTAAGTGATCTTCAG GTTATTAAAATTCTGGGCActgagaaggggaagaagaacaAAACCAACCTGATCTTTCTGGCTGGGAACCGGGTGCTGAAGTGGATGGAGAGGAGTCACGGCACTGAGAAAGCACTGACGGCTCTGCTTAA ATGTGGAGCAGAGGATCACGTGGAAGCAGTGAAGAAGCTACAGAACTCCACCAAGCTCCTGCAGAAG AACAACCTGAATCTGCTCAGAGACCTGGCTGTGCACATCGCGCACAGCCTCAGGAACAGCCCGGACTGGGGAGGTGTAGTCACATTacacag GAAGGAGGGCGATTCTGAGTTCATGAATATCATTGCCAATGAGATTGGGTCGGAG GAGACCCTGCTGTTCCTCACTGTAGGTGATGAGAGAGGTGCTGGGCTCTTCTTACTGGTAGGGCCGGCCGAGGCTGTGGAGACCCTGGGGCCCAG